Proteins encoded by one window of Salvia splendens isolate huo1 chromosome 7, SspV2, whole genome shotgun sequence:
- the LOC121811531 gene encoding zinc finger protein ZAT5-like has protein sequence MMKLEEFHDQNMIGKGKRTKRPQPSSSTSSKGGVAELYNSLASSPATSSGISTSTEEDEDMANCLILLARGNSPPQPDEIKTKFSSRKFAEMATTAAGKVGIYVYECKTCNRTFPSFQALGGHRASHKKPKTAAEADQKKSPPSPENQELEGGKELRKLTTVSPPPSTQNDPNKSKMHECSICGSEFGSGQALGGHMRRHRSAAPSSAVGRIPGDQTTSHEEKARNMLALDLNLPAPPEDEKQQPPPPHVVFSAAALVDCHY, from the coding sequence ATGATGAAATTGGAGGAATTTCACGATCAGAATATGATCGGGAAAGGGAAGCGCACGAAGCGGCCACAGCCGTCTTCCTCCACCTCCTCCAAAGGCGGCGTCGCCGAGTTATACAACTCACTGGCGTCATCTCCCGCCACCTCAAGCGGGATATCGACGAGCACGGAAGAGGACGAGGACATGGCCAACTGCTTGATCCTCCTCGCGCGTGGGAATTCCCCTCCTCAGCCCGACGAAATCAAGACTAAATTCAGCAGCCGGAAATTCGCCGAGAtggccaccaccgccgccggaAAAGTAGGCATCTATGTCTACGAGTGCAAGACCTGCAACAGAACCTTCCCGTCGTTCCAAGCGCTGGGCGGGCACCGAGCCAGCCACAAGAAGCCCAAAACCGCCGCCGAAGCTGATCAGAAGAAGTCTCCGCCGTCGCCGGAAAATCAAGAATTAGAAGGTGGAAAGGAGTTGAGGAAATTAACCACTGTTTCTCCACCACCATCAACGCAAAATGATCCCAACAAGTCCAAAATGCACGAGTGCTCCATTTGCGGCTCCGAATTCGGATCGGGGCAGGCCCTCGGCGGCCACATGCGGCGGCATAGGTCGGCCGCGCCGTCTAGTGCTGTCGGAAGGATTCCCGGTGACCAAACGACGTCGCATGAAGAGAAGGCGAGGAATATGTTGGCATTGGATCTCAACCTACCGGCGCCGCCGGAGGATGAGAAACAACAGCCGCCGCCGCCTCATGTAGTGTTCTCCGCCGCCGCGCTGGTGGATTGCCACTACTAG